From one Prochlorococcus marinus str. MIT 0912 genomic stretch:
- a CDS encoding bifunctional folylpolyglutamate synthase/dihydrofolate synthase, with product MSDETFIAQSNFIFESKSKEYKDMNLGIDRMSLAINAMGAPCKETPAIHIAGTNGKGSIAAFINSVLSLVNIKTGVTTSPHLVDWVERICINKTPISKEEFQSLSLSLSPIAKKYSLTPFECVIAIALKYFTLREVELLILEVGLGGRLDATTAHQYRPIIAFGAIGLDHCEYLGNSLEKVAIEKAAVITSKSTIITATQHNIVKRVFEEAAKRKQAVIHWVDPIPSDWELGLSGAIQKENAAVAKGVIESLKNIGWNISEGQLREGLSLAKWPGRLQTTKWEGMPIVVDGAHNPHAAKQLSIERDTWTDQESGIIWILGIQKRKDMIGILHRLIREKDLAWIVPVPGQQSWSKDHILNFCPEYIDQIKEAFSVEEVLSTLKKQNRWPSPPPIISGSLYLIGDLFQRKILTS from the coding sequence ATGTCTGATGAAACTTTCATAGCACAATCGAATTTCATTTTTGAAAGCAAGAGCAAAGAATATAAAGATATGAATCTGGGCATAGATCGCATGTCATTGGCTATTAATGCCATGGGAGCCCCCTGCAAAGAAACACCTGCTATTCACATAGCAGGAACAAATGGGAAAGGCTCTATTGCGGCTTTTATTAATAGTGTTCTTAGCTTAGTAAATATCAAAACTGGAGTTACCACTTCTCCCCATTTAGTTGATTGGGTCGAGAGGATATGTATCAACAAGACTCCAATATCAAAAGAAGAATTTCAATCATTAAGCCTGTCTCTTTCTCCAATTGCAAAAAAATATAGCTTGACTCCTTTTGAATGTGTTATTGCAATAGCACTTAAATATTTTACTTTAAGGGAAGTTGAACTTCTTATCCTTGAAGTAGGGCTTGGAGGTAGACTTGATGCAACAACCGCGCATCAATATAGACCTATTATTGCATTTGGAGCTATTGGGCTTGATCATTGTGAATACTTAGGCAATAGTCTAGAAAAAGTAGCTATTGAGAAAGCAGCTGTAATAACTTCAAAGAGTACTATCATTACAGCCACTCAACACAATATTGTAAAAAGAGTTTTCGAAGAGGCTGCTAAGAGGAAACAAGCAGTCATTCATTGGGTAGATCCTATACCATCAGACTGGGAACTCGGCTTATCAGGAGCGATACAGAAAGAAAATGCAGCTGTAGCCAAAGGGGTTATTGAATCATTAAAAAATATTGGATGGAATATTTCTGAAGGACAACTTCGAGAAGGCTTATCTCTTGCTAAATGGCCTGGAAGACTTCAAACAACAAAATGGGAAGGGATGCCCATAGTTGTTGATGGTGCACATAATCCTCATGCGGCTAAGCAATTATCAATTGAAAGAGACACATGGACTGATCAAGAAAGTGGAATTATTTGGATACTAGGGATTCAAAAAAGAAAAGACATGATAGGCATTTTACATAGGCTAATTAGAGAGAAAGATCTAGCTTGGATCGTTCCTGTCCCAGGACAACAAAGCTGGTCAAAAGATCATATTTTAAATTTTTGCCCTGAATATATAGACCAAATCAAAGAAGCATTTAGTGTAGAAGAAGTTTTATCAACACTTAAAAAGCAAAATAGATGGCCCTCTCCACCACCTATCATTTCAGGATCGCTATATTTAATAGGTGACCTTTTTCAAAGAAAAATATTGACAAGTTAA
- a CDS encoding aspartate aminotransferase family protein, giving the protein MKTYNRFPLDLIRGKGSWVWDTKGQKYLDAVAGIATCSLGHSDKALIKSLSKQLKRLQHVSNLYGIPEQEELAQWLTSQSFAKSVFFCNSGAEANEAAIKLARKYGHIERNIDNPVILCSKESFHGRTLATVSATGQPKYHKGFEPMVQGFQFFSFNDSESFENLFDDLEKTGPQIAAVFIEPIQGEGGINIGKKSFFELLRKKCTHSNVLLIFDEVQTGMGRTGTLWGYEQLGIEPDVFTLAKGLGGGHAIGALLINELADVFHPGDHASTFGGNPFACRAALTVGKEIQKRDLLNKVTERGAQLKEGLIKLLNKYSDIFISTRGVGLIQGLVIKDNIKITSLDIVKSALEEKLLLVSAGVKVLRIVPPLTITKKEINELLSRLDKCLMKLS; this is encoded by the coding sequence ATGAAAACTTACAATCGTTTTCCCCTAGACCTTATTAGGGGTAAAGGGTCATGGGTGTGGGACACAAAAGGACAGAAATATCTTGATGCTGTCGCTGGCATTGCAACTTGTTCATTAGGCCACAGTGATAAAGCATTAATCAAATCCTTATCAAAACAATTAAAAAGACTTCAACATGTATCTAACCTTTATGGGATACCAGAGCAAGAAGAACTAGCTCAATGGTTAACTTCACAAAGTTTTGCTAAGAGTGTATTTTTTTGCAATAGCGGTGCTGAAGCAAATGAAGCTGCAATTAAATTGGCAAGAAAATATGGGCATATTGAACGTAATATCGACAATCCAGTCATTCTTTGCTCAAAGGAAAGCTTTCACGGAAGAACACTCGCAACTGTAAGTGCGACAGGCCAACCTAAATACCACAAGGGTTTCGAGCCAATGGTTCAGGGATTTCAGTTTTTTTCTTTTAACGACAGTGAATCTTTTGAAAATCTATTTGATGATTTAGAAAAAACAGGTCCACAAATTGCAGCTGTATTTATTGAACCCATACAAGGTGAAGGGGGAATAAATATTGGAAAAAAATCATTTTTTGAGCTCTTAAGAAAGAAATGTACCCACAGCAATGTTTTATTGATATTTGACGAAGTCCAAACTGGAATGGGAAGAACAGGTACCCTTTGGGGATATGAACAACTAGGTATTGAACCTGATGTTTTCACACTAGCCAAAGGGCTTGGTGGAGGTCATGCCATTGGAGCGCTATTGATTAATGAATTGGCTGATGTCTTTCATCCGGGTGATCATGCCAGCACTTTTGGAGGGAATCCTTTCGCTTGCAGAGCAGCTCTAACTGTTGGGAAAGAAATACAAAAAAGAGACCTCCTTAATAAAGTCACCGAGAGAGGTGCTCAATTAAAAGAAGGATTAATTAAACTCTTAAATAAATATTCAGACATATTTATTTCCACTCGAGGCGTTGGGCTTATTCAAGGTCTCGTTATCAAAGACAATATCAAAATAACATCTCTTGATATTGTCAAATCCGCCTTAGAAGAGAAACTACTTCTAGTATCAGCTGGTGTAAAAGTATTAAGGATTGTCCCTCCTTTAACTATTACAAAAAAAGAAATCAACGAGCTTTTATCGAGACTAGACAAATGTCTGATGAAACTTTCATAG